A single genomic interval of Halomonas sp. GT harbors:
- a CDS encoding ChaN family lipoprotein codes for MRHHFIAAVALGWLPLAAHAGCPLPGQWWQSQHVVANSAVLAQATQHQVVLLGEQHDDVDHHRWQLHTLAGLHALRDDMVIGLEMLPRATQPVLDDWVAGLLSEEELLEKSRWEETWGFDADLYLPIFHFARVQQIPLIALNITPELRQRLARDGFSSVPADQRHHIPAPLPPSDGYEMRLKEVFEQHAMGDDDPAMLNRFLQAQLSWDVAMAEGLANAAAEGKLAVGLMGLGHVIYHDGVPHQLDGLGVDHTFSLLPWSTDACEPPDPALADAVFLLPAAD; via the coding sequence ATGCGCCACCACTTCATCGCTGCCGTGGCACTAGGCTGGCTACCTTTAGCAGCCCATGCTGGCTGCCCCCTTCCCGGCCAGTGGTGGCAATCGCAACATGTCGTTGCTAACAGCGCTGTTTTGGCCCAAGCAACACAGCACCAGGTTGTTCTCTTAGGCGAGCAACATGATGACGTTGACCACCACCGCTGGCAGTTGCACACCCTAGCGGGGCTTCACGCGTTGCGTGATGATATGGTCATCGGGCTCGAAATGCTGCCCAGGGCAACGCAACCCGTACTTGATGATTGGGTTGCAGGCTTGTTATCCGAAGAAGAGCTGTTGGAAAAGTCACGCTGGGAGGAAACCTGGGGGTTTGATGCTGACCTTTACTTACCCATTTTCCATTTCGCGCGTGTTCAACAGATTCCGCTGATTGCTCTAAACATTACTCCCGAACTGCGTCAGCGCTTAGCTCGTGACGGCTTTAGCAGCGTGCCTGCCGACCAGCGGCATCATATACCTGCACCGTTACCGCCAAGTGATGGCTATGAAATGCGATTAAAAGAAGTCTTTGAGCAGCATGCAATGGGTGACGACGATCCCGCTATGCTGAACCGCTTTTTACAGGCTCAACTTAGCTGGGACGTCGCTATGGCCGAAGGGCTGGCTAACGCCGCCGCTGAGGGTAAATTGGCCGTTGGCTTAATGGGGTTGGGCCATGTCATTTATCACGATGGTGTGCCACATCAACTTGATGGGCTAGGGGTGGATCACACCTTCAGCTTACTGCCCTGGTCAACAGACGCCTGTGAACCACCCGATCCTGCATTAGCAGATGCGGTTTTTTTACTGCCAGCGGCGGATTAA
- a CDS encoding DUF6435 family protein — MFDLFKRDPKKKLQQDYERKLQAAMEASRNGDMRANATLTEEAEAILTEINRLKAEER, encoded by the coding sequence ATGTTTGATCTATTTAAGCGCGATCCCAAGAAAAAACTCCAGCAAGATTACGAGCGTAAATTACAGGCCGCAATGGAAGCTTCACGCAATGGTGACATGAGAGCTAACGCCACATTAACGGAAGAAGCAGAGGCTATTCTGACTGAGATCAATCGCCTTAAAGCAGAAGAACGCTAG
- a CDS encoding YqiA/YcfP family alpha/beta fold hydrolase, with amino-acid sequence MMTVYLSHGLESGPGALKVQALKGVAEKFENCVPVVMDYRGLKEPQERLEHLLAVIDERNDTLANCVMAGSSLGGWLSAAVSAHEPVLGCFLLAPALGLPDYPQTSITLQAQHTHIIHGWRDDVVPPGPVIEHARCQRLSLRMIDDDHRLQNSLDTILSDFERFLELCLQ; translated from the coding sequence ATGATGACTGTTTACCTGTCACACGGCCTGGAAAGCGGGCCTGGCGCCCTGAAGGTGCAAGCGCTGAAAGGAGTTGCTGAGAAGTTTGAGAACTGCGTCCCCGTCGTCATGGACTACCGTGGTTTAAAGGAGCCGCAGGAGCGTTTAGAGCATTTACTTGCCGTGATTGATGAGCGAAACGACACGCTTGCTAACTGCGTTATGGCGGGCTCCAGCCTCGGCGGATGGTTAAGTGCAGCGGTGAGTGCTCATGAACCCGTGCTAGGCTGCTTTTTATTAGCCCCTGCCCTTGGCCTACCAGATTACCCGCAAACCTCTATCACACTGCAAGCGCAACACACGCATATCATTCATGGATGGCGAGATGATGTCGTGCCACCCGGCCCAGTCATTGAGCATGCCCGCTGTCAGCGACTTTCGCTACGCATGATTGACGATGATCACCGCCTGCAGAACAGTCTCGATACAATACTTTCCGATTTCGAGCGGTTTTTAGAGCTATGTCTTCAATAG
- a CDS encoding entericidin A/B family lipoprotein, with the protein MKRATAISLLMMVTLLVISGCNTIRGAGEDIERGGEAIQRSASS; encoded by the coding sequence ATGAAGCGTGCAACGGCGATCAGTTTATTGATGATGGTGACACTTCTGGTCATAAGTGGCTGCAATACTATTCGCGGCGCAGGCGAAGATATTGAACGAGGCGGCGAAGCTATTCAGCGCTCTGCAAGTAGTTAA